GAAATATCTGGCTCATATGAGGGAGTGCTAGAGTAGCGTGAGCGTTAAATgaacagaagataaaaatgatgtttttacaAATGAGATGGAGACCAGTCCATGATTCTGCAAGTCTTACCTTACACGGGTTAGCTCCAAAGTCAGCTGTGAAGGCTTAAGCTATGTTCTGTCCACACTCACTAGTCCACAGATGGTTAGAGAGCTAATCGTGTGAGCCCTTATTTTAAGAGGAACCAGCGATTGCAGAGAAGGCCTTCTTGCAGGGTATCAGCTTAGTTAGAAGGAAAACAAGCTGGTGAACCAGCGGCAGGTATGAACTGTGGAAGGAGGCtgaaagacaggaagcagaagttGGCAAAGTTGATTCTGTGTCCCTGAGAGCAACTCCACTTCATGAGTCTTGATGCTGGAGGCTGTTGTGAGAACGGTTGTTGTATAAATCCTTTCCGAATGTTTAGTCCTGTTTAGTGGTAAAGAACATGTTCTCCCCCTttcaggaggagagggagggtagAAGGAAACAGGAGACCTGCACACTTTGGGGGCCTGTAATATGGCTCAGTTactaaaggcatttgctgccgggcctgaggacctgggttcattccCCAGAATCCAAAGGGTAGAAAGTCAGAATCAACTCTGAgagttaacctctgacctccacaattGCCTCCCACACCCATTCAAGTATGGGACTAAGAAATGAAAAGTAGAGAGAAACAGTTGTAGGAACTGAGGTCTTTTTTTACCTGGAAAGACAATACATTGCAGAGTGAAAGTGTAGGACTGGTTTCACAGAACTTCCTCATGAAGAATCGGAgaatctttattttgtttatagtaTTCCTGACCCTGCTTGGTAAAGGGTTACACTTCCTGCGTTCGAAAGACAGtaaaagatttagttttattCTCTAATAAGACCAAAGCTGAAATCCTGATGAGAACCATATCTGCTCAATAccaagaaatgtttttaaatgattcGCTGAGCTGCCTCAAGGATCGGTGGGTCTACGCCCCTAAATTTTCACTGGGACCCAGCCCGCCCCCAGGAGAATTGTCCGGGTCCCGGCTGGAGCTGGGGCGGGAACAGCAAGTAGACAGCTCAGCATCCTGGACAGGGAGGAGGCCCCGAGCTCCCCGGAGGGTGGCTGTGGACTCCAGCGAGTGTGTAAGATGCTCTGGGTCCGTGACAGCATTCTGCGCTTAGGTTTGGGGTTCACTAACCACCGCGTTCCTCAAACCATCTCGCGCTGGCCGGGATGGGGTCCCCGGGCCGCGTGTCACCCCTGTAGCTCTAGCAGCCAGAATTCCAGCGGCTTTGAGCCCCCAGGTAAGAGAAAGGCAGGGCTGGGAAGGAAGGGGCTGAGGAGGATTCCAGCTTGTGGATGCAATGCTTTTCTTGTTCTTCCTGTTGCTTTCCCTGTAGTGAAAGTTCACAGGATTCCCGCTCAGTACAAACCTTCGAAATTCGACAAGAAAATCCTGCTGTGGACCGGGCGTTTCAAATCTATAGAGGAGATCCCACCCCTAGTACCGTAAGTGTGAAGTGGGTCCTTGCCTGAGTTTCGCCCGCCCGCCGGAGACTTGCAGCCTGGGCTGACACAGGGTCCAAACTGTGCTTTGCTGGCCAGGAGCAGAGCAGCCATAAAGCTACAGATCTTCCAACTAACACTGACACAGGGAGTTTACAACACTAATCCCTAACGTGGCTAAGATCATGGTGTTCGACTAGACAGTGGGTAGCTGGCATCATAGACAGAGCGCAGAAGTTGAATTGAAAAACCGGGAGTTTATTGGTCAGTTTCTAGTCTTGCAGATATACGGGTTCCTGGCGAGCTCTGAACAGTGAGTACTGTGATGGTTAATAGGAACTTGGCAGGATACAGAACTGCTGAAGTGACATTGCTGAGCGTGTCCTTGAGGTTATTACTAGATTAAGTTAACTGAGGTTTCAGCAGCAAACATCAGGCCTTACCCCCATGATAAACTGCATCCTCAATCACCATATCGGTGGTGTGTCTGgggagaaaagaaacacagagggTCTCCTTACTGTTCGATACCAGGAAAGAGTCCTTGTATAACTTTTGGGATACTGGAGAATGGCATCTGGGTACACAGTTTCCTGGTCCTGGGAAGCTAAGCAGCTTCAGTATGGTTGGTCTCATCGCAAATGGCCTCAAGTAAGTGGAAAAGGAGAAACACATGCTGCAAAAATGCACACCCAGGTATTCATTCTGAAACATTTCCTTGTTCTTTGAgcaactgttaaaaaaaataaaaagggacattttgaaatttttccaCAGTTATTCAACTTGAaagatattttctaattattttaagcTAATTTCATACTCTATGGCATTTATAGACTCAAAACTGTTGAAAATACAAATCAGTTTAGGAAAAATTTATAGCATAAATTTTGCttgttaaaatttaatattttaggccaggcagtggtgaggaacacctttaatcccagcacaatgaaagcagggcagtggatctctgtgagttcaaagctagcctggtcaaaagagtgagttctaggacagtcaaggctacaaataaaaaccctgtctcaaatcccCCAAAtaatgattgatgatgatgatgatgatggagtcAAATAAAGATATAGAAAGgacaagaaataaaatttcactcTCAGCTGGCTTAAATTTTGATATCTAGCATTATAACTAATTAAGAATGTAAAGAATCTGCAATGTTGCAAATTAATTTCCAAGAAAACCtatctatttcttttaaacatttattgattACATCAACATAGATGGATgtagaaaaaaatgcttttcacAGAGATAATTTAATTTCCTCAGGATCACAGTCAACAGATATAGGAGGAGCATTTTACCAATGGGTAAGGCACTTATAAGAAGCATTGTAATTCTGAGTTCCAAGTATTtgttatcttttgttttattttctataatttttttaaaggtttgctATTTAGGAGGGACATTCCTATTAAGATGTTAAGCTTACAATGTAAGCTTTCTTTTGTAgattttaataaacaaataagtgaCAGGACAAACCCTACAGTTTTTGCCATCACACTGACTCTATTTATAGTAACCatgctctttcttttgtttttgttaagcGAAATTTCATATTCAAAATTAAAGCCAGATGAGGTTAAAATAATCAGATTTTTTTAGGTTTCATCTGGAAAAGAAGCTAGCAACAAATAAACTCTCCCTGGACACCAACTGAACCTGTTTGCAACGGACATTTAAACTTAATTCtgcctaaaatataaataaaaacatgctaTTAtactttttttgaatttttttaaataatgaaagagttaaagttttaattttcaagaGAAATTTAACACccttgtgtttttttaaaatgctactgaattatatataaattttttattggataagaATGCCACTTGATATTTTCAAGAGCCTTATGCATATTGATAAGCTGACACTTAACTATCATTGCAAATCACTAAAATTTGTTTCAATATAAAAGCATCCAAAGCTTGATTTCCACTGTAACAGTTTTATAAGATTGCAAAAACCTAAGGTATTGTACTACACTTGCATGTAACTGGTCTCTTTGGATAACAAGATAGGAAGGggcaagaagaaactgagcagCTCTTGAAAGAAAGTATGAGAAATGGATTTAAATATAAGCTGTTCTAAATGGCTTTACTTCTTTTATCTAAGCTAAAAAATAAGAAACCAGAGTCTAATACATTGCTAGTAGTTCTGTTTTGATTAATTAGAAGCTAAATATACTATGCTGGTTTCACGGTGGCTACCTTTAGTTTAAGATTGAAATCTGAACAAATGTGTGCTAATTTGAAATTGCTAAAACAAACGGGCTAGCGTTTGGTGGTCTTTTACAGCCATGGTTTGCATTTGTGGAAATATTTGGGCTATTCAAGCAATCAACCATTATTTATCATGCTCAGTCAGAAAGCTGTATTGCTTTAATATGAATAAACATTAAAAGTAGTAAACAGACTCCACATGTCTGTTTAGGCCTGAAATGATAGCTGTTTCAAGAAACAAGGCTCGAGTGAAAGCTTGTTACATAATGATCGGACTCACAATTGCTGCCTGCTTTGCTGTAATTGTTTCTGCCAAAAGGGTAAGTGAGGCCTTAAAAACTCTAACTCCCAGTGGCGGTGGGCTGCGGACAAGGCTCAAGGGCAGACCACTCCCTAACTTCCGTGAGGCTCATGGTTCAATGCCTAACCCTACAAGGGTtgagagagaaacaaaatttgtttttagacatGCCATGGACCTTGTTCTGAATTGAGCAATTGTATATCCTGGTACCACCCACATACATGTATCATAGAAGACACAAATCTAGCCATGATAATTTAGCCCCCAAAATTATGTGCCAagataggcaaaaaaaaaaaaaaaaaaaaaaaaaaaaaaaaaaaaaaattcacgtTTGTAAAATAACAAAGAATAGCTTAAAATTTGCATAAGAACTCTGCTGTGTAAAAGTAAGCCAGACTAGTCCGTTCtctaaatgaaaacaatttaGGTAGCAGTTCCAcaaacttgggagacagaagtgtGCAGGTTGGAGATGACCCTGGAGGTTGAGTGTGAGCTGCTCCTCACCATCTTCCATCTTTCTGTTTAATACCTCTAAAGAGAAGCAAGGAGCTGACCATTTCACATTCTACACTCTGCCTCTAAACCTTCCCATCTCTGGATCTGTGGGACCACCTTTTTACCATGAGCAGCTCCAATAATACTGGCAGACTCTCTAAGAGCCTCCAGACACGCTTCATTTTGTTACCCATGACCCGACTGGTTACAGCTCTGGAAGCTGATAGTGCAGCCTTCTGACATGCATAGCTTGCTCTCAGTATTCTTCCTTCCGAGTATATTTAAGCAATTGTCATTCTACCTGACCCTatgattctttcttctttctggcagATATTCAACAGGCTTTGCTGCTTGCATTGGTTTGGTGTTAACTTTCATACATTGACACAATGTGATTACATTCACCTCTTCGCCCTCTGGGTATCACCTTTCACTCTCCTCTGAACCCCCTTATTACCACCTAGCCCAGAGGCCACACCATTAGAGGAAATGACATGATATCCTCAATTCTTGCTCTATTCTTCAGATTTTCAAATGTCTGAGTCCCCTAACCTTAGGCAGAGAACACCTGTCATTAAACTTAGCAATGTTATCCTAACAGCTTGGGATTAACCTACCTTTAGAACATTCTCCAGATGGGGAAACTTCAGAACAACACTCATTGGAATGAATACTCAAAAT
The sequence above is drawn from the Arvicanthis niloticus isolate mArvNil1 chromosome 20, mArvNil1.pat.X, whole genome shotgun sequence genome and encodes:
- the Fam162b gene encoding protein FAM162B — translated: MLWVRDSILRLGLGFTNHRVPQTISRWPGWGPRAACHPCSSSSQNSSGFEPPVKVHRIPAQYKPSKFDKKILLWTGRFKSIEEIPPLVPPEMIAVSRNKARVKACYIMIGLTIAACFAVIVSAKRAVERHESLTSWNLAKKAKWREEAALAAQSKTK